The Clostridium sporogenes region ACTTTGATATAAATTTAATTGTTTCATCTATATTTCTTTTGTTATCGTTTACATCATTTATAATAGGTATCCTTAAATAGATATTATGACCATATTTAGACAACAGTTCTAAATTTTCAAGTATAATTGTGTTTTCTACTCCTGTATATTTTTTATGGATTTCATTATCCATTGATTTTAAATCATACAAAAATAAGTCTACTTTATCTCTTACTTTCTCAAATTTGTCCCAGGATACATATCCACTGGTATCTATAGTAGTATGTATTCCTCTAACCTTACATTCTTCTAATATCCCATTTATAAAATCAGCATGAAGCATTGGTTCTCCACCTGAAAATGTAACCCCACCACCAGATTGTTCGTAAAACACTTCATCTTTTATTATTTCTTTTATTATTTCTTGTGATGTAACATCCTTCCCTACATATTCTCTTGCATTATTGGGACAGAAGTTTGTACACTTTCCACAAAAGTTGCATTTTTCTTCATCCACTACAGGAATACTATTCTTCATTGTTATAACTTTTTCAGGACATCTCTTAATACAACTACCACAAGATGTACATCTTTCCTGAAAAAACATTATTTCGTGTTCCCTTCTTTGAGTTTCTGGATTATGACACCACCAGCAATTTAAAGGACATCCTTTAAAAAACACAGTGGTACGTATTCCCGGTCCATCATGAACTGAAAATTTTTGAATGTTAACAATAGTGCTTTTATTCAAGTAAACCGCCCCCCAAACTATTGCTTTATAAAATCTACTTTATTAAATTTTAATATTTTTCTTCTTTAAACATATTAGGAGTATGAACTGTTAACAATTTTACAGGTTTACTAGTATAATTTGCCCAATTATGATTTATACTTGAATCATAATGTGCACTATCTCCAGGATACAGCTCTTTCTCATCATCATTAACAAATAATGTAAGTATACCCTCTAATACGTACACAAATTCTTCTCCTTTATGTTGATAAGAAATAATATTCTCTTTACTATCTGTAGGAAGTATTTCTATTAATCTTGGTAAAAAACTCTTATCTTCTAAATCATTACTAAGATTGTATTTTATAAATCTATTATTTTCTACTTGAAATATTTCTTTTTCATAACTTCTAAGTACTATTTTTTTATTCTTTTTAGGAACTTGAAAAAAATATGTCAAATTCACATCTAATTCTTTAGCTATCTTAGTTAAAGAATCTATAGCTACAGTTGTTAGACCTCTTTCTAACTGTGATAAAAAACCTATTGAAAGATTTGTTCTTTCGCTTAATTCCTTTAAAGTTAATTTTTTATTAGTTCTTAATTTTTTTATTTTTTTACCTATATCATCTATCATAGTTACTCTCCTTAATTACTAATTTTTATAATATATTATTATATCACAGAAAATTAGTAATACTTAACTCCAAATATATATTTATACGTATATATATTTAAGTATAGGTAAAATATATTATTTTACACAAAACCCAAATTAAAGATTATATTTTCTTATAATATTATTTTGAATTTTTTAATATTAATTAAATTAATTCACAAGTCTTTAATAATCTTATTTTAATCTTACTTGTTAAAATATTATTAATCTCTATAATTGAAATTATAATACATTAAATATATAAAGTCTAGCATTTTTTTGATAATTGTTAAATATTTTTTCATTATGGTGAAAGTACTATTTATTATATTATAATAATAATTAATTAATAGTTAAATTCTATACTATTATTACTATTATTACTTAAATACATATATTTTATTTCATTATATATAATTTATTCTTTATATAAATAATATTGTTTTTAATATTACTTAAATAAATTTTCATTTTTATTTTGAATTTTTTACTTATAACTAAAATTATTTAAAAGAAAAAAACTATTGATAATTTAATATATCAATAGTTTTTGCTATTTATTTATTGTTTAATTTTTAGTTTTTTATCTTATTATTCTCTTTAATTTCCTTTAATATATCTACTAATTGACGTTCTGATATTAACCTAGTGTTATATTTTTTAGCATCCATCATTTTAATAGCATTAGCCAAA contains the following coding sequences:
- a CDS encoding trans-4-hydroxy-L-proline dehydratase activase, whose translation is MNKSTIVNIQKFSVHDGPGIRTTVFFKGCPLNCWWCHNPETQRREHEIMFFQERCTSCGSCIKRCPEKVITMKNSIPVVDEEKCNFCGKCTNFCPNNAREYVGKDVTSQEIIKEIIKDEVFYEQSGGGVTFSGGEPMLHADFINGILEECKVRGIHTTIDTSGYVSWDKFEKVRDKVDLFLYDLKSMDNEIHKKYTGVENTIILENLELLSKYGHNIYLRIPIINDVNDNKRNIDETIKFISKLHLIQVNLLPYHKMGMDKYKRLKMEYKLTGEEKPSDEKMNKIAEKFKQAGIKVKIGG
- a CDS encoding helix-turn-helix domain-containing protein — encoded protein: MIDDIGKKIKKLRTNKKLTLKELSERTNLSIGFLSQLERGLTTVAIDSLTKIAKELDVNLTYFFQVPKKNKKIVLRSYEKEIFQVENNRFIKYNLSNDLEDKSFLPRLIEILPTDSKENIISYQHKGEEFVYVLEGILTLFVNDDEKELYPGDSAHYDSSINHNWANYTSKPVKLLTVHTPNMFKEEKY